Genomic segment of Nocardiopsis mwathae:
TCCACGTCCTCGGGCCACGCGCGGCTGAGCCGCTCGTAGCGCTCGTCGAGCTCGGCCCGCCCCCTGACCGGGGACGACTGCTGCTCGCTCACCCACGCCCCGATCTGCGAGCCGCGCGGCCGGGACCGGAAGTAGCGGTCGTTCTCCTCGTCGTCGAGGCGCTCGACGCCGCCCATGATCATGACCTGGCGCGCCATCTGGTGCCAGGGGAAGACCACGGACACGCGCGGCTCCACGTCCAGGGCGCGGCCTTTTCGTGAGCGGTAGTTGGTGAAGAAGCGCAGACCGGAACTGTCGTAGCCCTTCATGAGGACCGTGCGCCCCCGGGGCGCGCCCGACGGCTCGACGGTCGACAGGATCATCGCGTTGGGCTCGGCCAATCCGGATCCGTGCACCTGGGAGAACCAGATGTGAAACTGCTCCATGGGGTGCGCGGCGAGGTCGGCGAGGCGGAGTGGTGAACGTCCATAGGATTCGCGCAGCTCAGCAGGGTCACAATGGTTCACAGTGAAGCATCTTCACACGAGCTTGGGGGTAGGCGCCACCCATAGGGACCCGTACTCGACACCTCATCTGCCATCGCACATCCCCTACCGGCTCAATGGACGGACCTGCGGTCCGCCGGGCCGAGGATACGGAGGAACCCGGTATGTCGGACTTCAGACCCGGGCTCGAAGGAGTTCTGGCGTTCGAGACCGAAATCGCCGAACCCGACAGGGAAGGCGGTGCCCTTCGGTACCGCGGCGTCGACATCGAGAACCTCGTCGGGCGGGTGAGCTTCGGACACGTGTGGGGGCTGCTGGTCGACGACGCCTTCAGCCCCGGGCTTCCCTTCCCCGAACCCGTCGACGACATCGTCGGCACCGGCGACGTGCGCGTCGACGTGCAGAGCACCCTGGCGACCCTGGCACCGCGCTGGGGGCTCAAACCGCTTCTCGACACCGACGACGCCGAAGCGCGCGACGACCTGGCCCGCGCCTCGTCCACCGCGCTGTCCCTCATCGCGCGATCCGCCCGCGGGGAGGCCCCGCCGGTCCCGCGCGGCCGGATCGAGGAGGGCTCCACGGTCGTCGAGCGGTTCATGATCGAGCTGCGCGGGGAACCGGACCCGCGCCACGTCCGGGCCGTGGACGCCTACTGGACCTCGGCCGCCGAGCACGGCATGAACGCCTCCACCTTCACCGCCCGCTGCATCGCCTCCACCGGTGCCGACGTGGCGGCGGCCCTGTCCGGCGCCGTCGGCGCGATGTCCGGGCCGCTGCACGGCGGCGCCCCGGCACGCGTGCTGCACATGCTGGACGAGACCGAGCGCCTCGGCGACGCGCGGGCCTATGTGCGCGGGGCGCTGGACCGGGGCGAGCGGCTGATGGGCTTCGGCCACCGCGTCTACCGGGCGGAGGACCCGCGGGCACGGGTGCTGCGACGCACCGCGAAGGAGCTCGACGCACCGCGCTTCGAAGTGGCCGCGGCCGTGGAGGAGGCGGCCCTGGAGGAGCTGCACGCCCGCAAACCCGACCGGGTGCTGGCCACCAACGTGGAGTACTGGGCTGCGGTGGTGCTGGACTTCGCCGAGGTGCCGGCGACGCTGTTCACGTCGATGTTCACCTGCGCGCGCACGGCCGGCTGGGCGGCGCACATCCTGGAGCAGAAGCGGACCGGCCGGTTGATCCGGCCCAGCGCCCGCTACGTCGGACCGGGGAACCGCGACGTGGCGGCCGTGCCGGGCGCGCGGGAGGCACTGGCCGCGGGAGCGTGACGGGGCCTTCAGGGCCGACGGCGAAGCACAGAATCGTGAAACGACGGTCGTCCGTCACTTTCCCACACATAATTCCGGGCGGTGAATTCGCTTACCCGCACACCCGTCTTGGAGAAAGCCGACCTTTCCCCCGAACCACCGCACTTCTCCGCCCGGAGCCCCACCCCCTCACCTGCGGCGTGACGACCCCGCCGAGTACCCTGTCCGCGTGACCGAGATTCAGATTCCCGCGAACCTCCTGCCCAAAGACGGACGCTTCGGCTGCG
This window contains:
- a CDS encoding citrate synthase 2; its protein translation is MSDFRPGLEGVLAFETEIAEPDREGGALRYRGVDIENLVGRVSFGHVWGLLVDDAFSPGLPFPEPVDDIVGTGDVRVDVQSTLATLAPRWGLKPLLDTDDAEARDDLARASSTALSLIARSARGEAPPVPRGRIEEGSTVVERFMIELRGEPDPRHVRAVDAYWTSAAEHGMNASTFTARCIASTGADVAAALSGAVGAMSGPLHGGAPARVLHMLDETERLGDARAYVRGALDRGERLMGFGHRVYRAEDPRARVLRRTAKELDAPRFEVAAAVEEAALEELHARKPDRVLATNVEYWAAVVLDFAEVPATLFTSMFTCARTAGWAAHILEQKRTGRLIRPSARYVGPGNRDVAAVPGAREALAAGA
- the pdxH gene encoding pyridoxamine 5'-phosphate oxidase, whose translation is MNHCDPAELRESYGRSPLRLADLAAHPMEQFHIWFSQVHGSGLAEPNAMILSTVEPSGAPRGRTVLMKGYDSSGLRFFTNYRSRKGRALDVEPRVSVVFPWHQMARQVMIMGGVERLDDEENDRYFRSRPRGSQIGAWVSEQQSSPVRGRAELDERYERLSRAWPEDVEVPRPAYWGGYRVHPVEMEFWRGSPDRMHDRFRYVLVGGEPADGTWEVERLSP